AGCCGCTGCCGGTCCCGCTGGGGACCTCCGTCACGTGGCGCGAGAACAGGTCGCGCTGCTGCGCCAGCGTCGTGATGTGGGCCACCGACGGCGACACCTTGCGGAACACCGCGATGTTGTTCTGCTCCTGCGCGTCCAGCGGGCCGCGCGGCGTCACGGGCCGGGGCTGGGCCTGAACGAGGCCCGACCCGACGAGGAGGGGGAGGAGAACGCCGACGAGGACACCGATGGATGCGGCGGAATGAAGCCGGCGCAAGACCTGGCACGACCGGAAGGACATGGCGATGAGGAAAGCCGTGAGACCGGGCGATTATGAAAGCTCCGCGTCGCCGCCGGCCCATCGGGCGATTTCGGCTTCGAGGTGCGCTGCGCGTTCGCGCAGCACGTCGGCGGTGGCCTTGAGCTGCAGGTGCGTGCGCACCCGCGCGAGCAGGATGGGCGGGCTGATCGGCTTGGTGATGTAGTCCACCGCGCCCAGCGACAGCCCGTGGCTCTCGTCCGCGGGGTCGGAGCGCGCGGTGAGGAACAGCACCGGGATGTCGCGCGTGATCGCGTCCGCCTTGAGCCAGCGGCAGAGCTCGTAGCCGTCCATGCCGGGCATCAGCACGTCCAGCAGGATGAGGTCGGGCCGGGGCGACTCGGCCGCGATGCGCAGCGCGCGGTCGCCGGTGGTCGCCACCTTGACGCGGTGCCGTTCCTTGAGCAGCTCGTACAGCTGCGACAGGACCTCGGGCGAGTCGTCCACGATCAGGATGGTCGGGCGTTGGTCTCCGTTCGTGGGGCTCATGGCAGAGGGTCCTCCATCGGTCGGGCGCCGCGAGACGGCGAGTCTGGCTATTCTGACGCGTGCGGCGTCCGGGGCCACAGGGCCTCCCCGGCGCCGTCGTCATGCGCCAGGCCGCGGCGCGCGGTCTCGAAATCGAATCGCGTCGCGGCGGCCAGGGCCTCGCGCAGGGCAGCGGCACGCGGCTCGTCCAGCCCGTGGCGGCCCCGGTCGATCTCCGCCAGGAGCCGCTCGGCGGTGTCCACCGCCGCGGCGTCGTGCTCACCCAGCTGGCGGCGCAGACGCGTCAGCCGCTCCTCCAGCTTCGGGATGCCAGGCGGCTGCGACAGATCGTACAGCGCGCCCGGCATCGTCGGCGGGCTGTCGTCCGCGAGCGTCTCCCCCAGCGCGTGCAACAGGCGGGACAGCGCGACGTGGACCGCCTGCGCCAGTTCGCGCCGCCGTGCCGCCGGCGCCTGCGCGCGGCAGGCGCTCTCCAGCGCGGCGGCGGCCTCGCTCAAGGGCAGCGCGCCTATGGTCGCGGACGAGCCCCGCAGCGAGTGGGCGATGTGCTCCAGCGCCCGCGGATCGTCGGACGCGGCCGCCTGGTCCAGCCGCTCGCCGGTCTCCTGCTGGGAGTGGAGGAAGATCCTCAGCAGGCGCAGGTACAGCCCGGCGTTGTTCGCGGCGGAGGCCATGCCGGAGCGCGCCTCGAGACCGTCGACGACGGGCAGCGCCGGCGCGCTGGCCGGACGCGGCCGGGCGGATCGGGTGGCCGCGGTGGACGGTGTCGATGGTGTCGATGGCATCGATGGCGGGGACCCGTGCGGCAGGCCGTGCGCCAGGGCATGCGCGTGCTGCGGCGGGGCCGGCACCGTCGCGCCCTCGACCGGGTGGACCCAGCGTGCCAGGACCTCGAACAGCATGTCGACGTTCAGGGGCTTGGCGATGTGGTCGTTCATGCCGGTGGCCAGGATGCGCGCGCGATCGGCGCCGGTGACGTTGGCCGTCAGCGCGATGACGGGCAGCTCGCGCCAGCGCGGGTCCTGGCGCAGTTGACGCGTGGCGTCGTAGCCGTCCATCACCGGCATCTGGCAGTCCATCAGCACGCCGTCGAAGCCGTCCGGCGACTGCTGCAGCCGTTCCAGCGCGATCGCGCCGTTGCCCGCGATGGTCACGGCGATGCCGGCGTTCGTCAGCAGTTCCTCGGCGAGTTCCTGGTTGACCTGGTTGTCTTCCACGACCAGCAGCCGCGCGCCGGCCAGACCCGCCATCGCCGCCTGGGTCGCGGCGCGGCGGGCGTGCGCGTCGGCCGACGCGCCGGAGGCGGCCGACGCGCCTGAAGCCCCCAAGGCGTCCCGCAGCGTGGCGTCCGTCACCGGCTTGGCCAACACCGGCAACGGCTGCTCCGTGGGCAGCTCGGCCATGGCCTCGTACAGCCCGTCGTCGTTGCCGAAGGCGGTCACCATCACGATGCGCGGCACCGGGTCTGCCTCCTCGATCAGCCGGGCCGCGGCGGCCACGCCGTCCAACCCCGGCATCCGCCAGTCCATCAGCACCCAGTCGAACGGGCGGTGCTCCCGCGCCGCGGCCTGCACCGCGCGCAACGCGCCCGCGCCGTCGAGGGCCTGATCCACGTGCAGGCCCAGACCTTGGCAGAGCGCGACGAGGACCTCGCGGGCGACGCGGTTGTCGTCGACCACCAGCACGCGGCCGCGCAGCGCCGCGGGTGCTTCCTCCTCCTCGTCATGGTCCTCAGGCGGGGCGATGCCCAGCCGCGCCGTGAAGTGCAGCATCAGGCCCGCCCCGGGCATCGAGTCCACGCGCAGCGTGCCGCCCATCATCTCCACCAGCATCCGGCACACGGCCAGCGCCAGATCGCCGCGATCGGGCGTGTCCGCGTCGATCTCCGCCGGCCGCCGTCCCAGCCGCGTCAGCTCCGCCGGCGACAACGAGGGGCCGCTGTCGCGGACGCTGAAGCGCAGCACGATGCCGTCCTCCCCGGGGGGCCTGGCGCTCTCCTTGGCGTTCTCCTTGTCGACCTTGCCCTCCTTGTTCTCCCCGTCCGTCACCACCGTCACGGCCACCACGACCTCGTCCTGCTCGCTGCGCCGCGCCGCATGCTTGCCGATGTGGGCCAGCACCTGGCCGAGGCGGAACGGGTCGCCGACCAGCGTCGCCGGCAACCCGGCCGGCACGCTCAGCAGCAGTTCCACGCCCTTTTCCTCCAGCCCCACGCCGACCACCTGCACCAGGTGCGCCAGCACCTCGTCGAGCTCGAACGGGATGTGCTCCAGCGCGAGCCGGCCGGCCTCGATGCGGCTGAAGTCGAGGATGTCGTCGATGACGCCGAGCAGCGTCTCCGCGGCGCGGCAGGTCTTGTCCACGTAGTTGCGCTGGCGCGCGTCGAGATCGGTCTGCAGCGCCAGCTCGGACATGCCGATGATCGCGTTCATCGGCGTGCGCAGCTCGTGGCTCATGTTGGCGAAGAAGTCGCCCTTGGCCCGCGTGGTGGCCTCGGCGGATTCACGCGCCACGCGGATCTCGTTCTCGGCGGACAGGCGGTCGGTCAGGTCCGTCAGCAGCACCAGCATCCCCGAGCGGCCGAAGTCCACCGGCAGGAAGGCCGCCTGGCAGATGCGGCGCACGCCGTGCGGGTCGACGATGCGCAGTTCGACGTCGACGTCGCCCCCGCCCCCGCCGGCGGCGCTCTCCAGCAGGGACTGCGCGCGCGCGCGGCTGTCCTCGTCCGCGTACACGTCGGGCCAGGGCTGGCCGATCTCTACATCGACCAGACGCCGGAGCGCCGGATTGGCGATGCTCACCACGCCGTCCGTGATCAGTCCGATGCCGGCGGGCGTGTGCTCGATGATGGTCATGAAACGCTCGCGCTGGCGCAGCAGGGCGATCTCCTGCGTCTGTCGCGCGGCGCTCAGCAGGAGGCTGCGCAGCAGCGCGGCCAGCGCGGCGAAGCACATCAGCGCGGACAGCAGTCCCAGTCCCGCCTGCGCCGGAACGCTGAGCGCGGTCGAGAGATCCGAGACGAGGACCATCCGCCACGGGCCGGCGGCGTCGCGCCAGCCGAGATCGCGCACCGCGACCGCGTGCCGATGTCCTTCGACCCGTGCGTCGCCGGCCTCGGGGGAGAAGGGCAGGGGTCGGGCGTTGCGCGGTTCGTCGAAGTGGCGTCCGTAGCGCCGGCCCGCGGTGAGCTGCCGCCTGCGCTCTTCGGACACGGAACCCGCGATCGTCAGCGCCCAGTCGGGACGCGTCGACGCCATCACCACGCCCTCGGGCGACAGGATCAGCGTGTCCATGTCCGCGCGCTCGGTCAGGAAGCGGTCCAGCGACGGCGCGTAGAACTGGGTGACCACGACGCCGATCACCGGGCTCCGGATGTCGCTGTCCCGGAAGACCGGCGCGCTCAGGTAGATCGACCGGCGCGACGTGGCCTGGCTGAGCGCCATCGAGATCGCGGAGCGCCCGGCCAGGGACTCGCGGAAATACGCGCGGTGGCTGGCGTCCTCACCCATCGGCGAGCGCTGCAGGCCGCGGTTCCATTCCCCGACGATCATGCCGTTGCGGTTGACCACGAAGGTCACGTCCGCGCCGAGCTGGTCGTTGATCGAGGACAGCGTGTCGGCGGCCGGCCGCAGGCGCAGGGCGGCCTGCAGCTCGGTCTGCAGGGCCGCCGCCTTCACGTCCGGGTCCAGGCGCCCCGCCAGGCGCAATGCGCCCATGGCCTTGCTCTCCTCCGTGAGGCCGCGGAACAGCAGGACCTCGCGGTCGATGGTGGTGGCCAGGCGGGCGCGCAGGCGGTCTTCGAGGACCCGCCGGGCCTGGTCGGCGACCAGCGCACCGACGAGCAGCGACAGCGCTGCCGCGATCAGCCACGCGGCGAGCGCATGGCGCGAGAGCAGCGTGGCCAGAGGCCTCATGTCGAGGATCCCCCGGCCGGCGCGCCGGCGTCCCAGCTGAGCAGCGCCAGCGCCTCGTCGAAACGGAATCCCGAAGCCGCCGCCGCGACGCGGCGCAGCAACTGGGCGCGGGCTGGCGGCGGGGGCCGTCGATCGAGCGCGGCCGCCAGCGCGCCGCCGATCTCCACGGCCGTCGCGTCGCTGTGCCGCAGCCGCTCGGCCAGGCGCGACAGCAGCGCTTCCAGCTCGGCGTCGGGAGCGACGGTGCTCGTGGCGTCGGCTCCCACGGCGACTCCCGCGAGTCCGGCGGTCTGCGGCGCTCCCGCGTCACCCGCCGCCGGGTCGGTCGTCGGGCCGCGTCGCAGGCGCGTCAGCGCCTCGAACAGGCGGTCCACGTTCAGCGGCTTGCTCAGGCAGCCGTTCATGCCGGCGGCGAGGATGCGCTCGCGCACTTCCAGGGACGCGCTGGCGGTCAGCGCGATGACGGGCAGCTCGCGCCAGCGCGGGTCCTGGCGCAGGCGGCGCGTGGTCTCGTAGCCGTCCATCTTCGGCATCTGGCAATCCATCAGCACCGCGTCGATGCCGGGGTCGGGGCGCGCCATCAGCTCGAGCGCGGTCTGACCGTCCGGGGCCAGCGTCACGTCCAGGCCGGCGGCGCGCAGCAGCTCGGCGCTCAGTTCGCCGCTGACCGGGTCGTCCTCGACGACCAGCAGCCGCGTGCCGGTCAGCCGCGCCATCGCCGCGCGCGTCGCACCGCCGCGCTGGGGCGCGAAGGTGGGGAGGCTCGCCCGGCCCGTCGCCTCCCCGATCGCCGACAACAGCGTCGAAGCGGTGACTGGCTTGCTCAGCAGCCGCGCCGGCCGATGGCGGGGATCCGCCTCGGCCACCGCGGCGGCGAGCGTCGCGTCGCGGCCGAAGGCGGTGACCAGCAGGATCGCCGGCGGCGAGGCCAGCCGACCGTCCGCGATGAGGCGGGTCGCCTCCAGGCCGTCCAGCACCGGCATCTGCCAGTCCATCAGCACCAGGTCGTAGGGGCGCTTCCCGGCCTCGGCCTCCAGCACGCATTGCGCGGCGTTGGCGCCGTTGACGGCCGTGTCCACGCGCATGCCGAAGCCCGCGCACAAGGCGCCGAGGATGTCCCGCGCGGCGCGGTTGTCGTCGGCCACCAGCACGCGCAGCTGCGACAGGTCGGCCATGACCGCCGAGACCCGCGTGGCCGTCGCACGGCTGCCCTGGCGCAGGCCGAGCCGCACCGTGAAGGAGAAGGTCGATCCCTCGCCCGGGCGCGACGTGACCTGGATGCGGCCGCCCATCATCTCGACCAGCTGGCGACTGACCGCCAGGCCCAGCCCGCTGCCGCCGTACTGGCGCGTCGTCGACGTGTCGGCCTGGTTGAAGCTGTGGAAGAGCCGCGAGATCGTCTCCTGCGTCATGCCGATGCCCGAGTCGGCGACGCTGAAGCGCAGCTCGACCTCGTCCTCCGCGCCATCGCCCGCGCCATCGCCCGAACCATCGCCCGCCGGCACGCGCTCCACCGCGACGATGACCTCCCCGCTGTCCGTGAACTTCACGGCATTGGCGCCCAGGTTGATCAGCACCTGGCCGAGCCGCATCGGATCGCCGATCAACGCGTCGGGGACGTCGGCGGGGCGATGGATCAGCAGCTCCACGCCCTTGTCCTCCGCGCGCAGGCCGATCAGGTCGACAAGGCGGTCCAGCACCGCGTCGAGCTGGAAGGGCACCCGCTCCAGCGCGATGCGGCCGGACTCGATGCTGTTGAAATCGAGGATGTCGTCGATCAGGTCGAGCAGGCTGAGCGCCGCGCCGTTGACCTTCTCGAGGTAGTTGCGCTGGCGCGCGTCCAGGCCGGTCTGCAGCGCCAGGTCCGACATGCCCACGATCACGTTCATCGGCGAGCGGATCTCGTGGCCCATGCCGGCCAGGAAGCTGGACTTGGCGCGGGCCGCGTCCTTGGCGGCCTCCATCGCCCGGCGCGCCTCGCGCGCGGCCTCCTGGCGCCGGGTGATGTCGACCAGCCACAGCACCACGCCGGGCTTGTCGCCCTCGTAGTCGAAGGGCATCGACGAGAGCACGTAGGCGCGCGTCTCGCCGCCGGCGCCGATCAGCCCGACCTCCACGTCCCGCATGCGGCGCCGTTCGCGCAGCACCGCGTCGATCAGTTCGCGGCTGGCGTCGTCCGCGTACGGACGGGGCCAGTCCTGGAACTGCGCGATCCCCAGCTGTTCGGCCAGCAGGGGATTGAGGAATTCGATCCGGCCGTTCACGATCAGGCAGACCCCGACCGGCGCCATGCGGAACATGGTGCGGACCGCGTCGGCGCGCGTGACCATCGCCGCGGCCTGCAGCTCGCGCTCGCGTCGATGGACGGCGATCTGCCGCGTCAGCGCGTAGCCCCCCAGCAGCAGCGCCGCGATCAGGGCCGCCGCCGCCAGCCGCTGCTGCGCGCTCCAGGCGGCGGACAGGTCGTCCAGCAGGACCAGACGCCAGGGACCGGCGGGATCGTTCCACTCGACGGTCGTCTCGGCGACGGCCAGACGCCGGCCGTCGACCTCGACCACCGCGCCGTCGACGGGATCGAAGGGCACCACGCGCGCCCGGGCCGGGTCACGGAAGAGGTCCGCGAAACGTCGCATCGCGGTCAGCGCCTCGGCGCGTTCCGCCGTGACCGGCCCCACGAGCGCCAACTCCCAGTCCGGACGGCTCGCCGCGAAGACCACGCCCTGCGGCGAGATGAGCATCCCGCCCGCATGGGCCCGCGATTTGAAGAAATCGTCCAGCACCGAAGACAGCTTGCGGGCGACCACCGCGCCGGTCACGGTGAGGCTGCCGGTGGCGTGGTTCTCGAACACCGGCGCGGCGTAGAGGAGCGTGCGGATCTTCCGGTCGGGACTCAGCCCCGTGTAGATCGACGACCGGCCCTTCAGCGCCTGCTGGACGTAGGAGCGGGACGACAGGTCGCGGCCGATGAAGGATTCCGTCTGGTCCGGTCCCCACTCCCCCACCACCATGCCGTTCCCGTTGAGGACGATGACGCCGGCGCTCTCCAGGACCTCGGCGAGGGTCCGCAGCGGGGCCTCCCCGGGCCGCAACAGCCGCGCCCGGTCGGCGTCGGTCTCCCTCGTCATCGTC
This genomic stretch from Mitsuaria sp. 7 harbors:
- a CDS encoding response regulator, with amino-acid sequence MRPLATLLSRHALAAWLIAAALSLLVGALVADQARRVLEDRLRARLATTIDREVLLFRGLTEESKAMGALRLAGRLDPDVKAAALQTELQAALRLRPAADTLSSINDQLGADVTFVVNRNGMIVGEWNRGLQRSPMGEDASHRAYFRESLAGRSAISMALSQATSRRSIYLSAPVFRDSDIRSPVIGVVVTQFYAPSLDRFLTERADMDTLILSPEGVVMASTRPDWALTIAGSVSEERRRQLTAGRRYGRHFDEPRNARPLPFSPEAGDARVEGHRHAVAVRDLGWRDAAGPWRMVLVSDLSTALSVPAQAGLGLLSALMCFAALAALLRSLLLSAARQTQEIALLRQRERFMTIIEHTPAGIGLITDGVVSIANPALRRLVDVEIGQPWPDVYADEDSRARAQSLLESAAGGGGGDVDVELRIVDPHGVRRICQAAFLPVDFGRSGMLVLLTDLTDRLSAENEIRVARESAEATTRAKGDFFANMSHELRTPMNAIIGMSELALQTDLDARQRNYVDKTCRAAETLLGVIDDILDFSRIEAGRLALEHIPFELDEVLAHLVQVVGVGLEEKGVELLLSVPAGLPATLVGDPFRLGQVLAHIGKHAARRSEQDEVVVAVTVVTDGENKEGKVDKENAKESARPPGEDGIVLRFSVRDSGPSLSPAELTRLGRRPAEIDADTPDRGDLALAVCRMLVEMMGGTLRVDSMPGAGLMLHFTARLGIAPPEDHDEEEEAPAALRGRVLVVDDNRVAREVLVALCQGLGLHVDQALDGAGALRAVQAAAREHRPFDWVLMDWRMPGLDGVAAAARLIEEADPVPRIVMVTAFGNDDGLYEAMAELPTEQPLPVLAKPVTDATLRDALGASGASAASGASADAHARRAATQAAMAGLAGARLLVVEDNQVNQELAEELLTNAGIAVTIAGNGAIALERLQQSPDGFDGVLMDCQMPVMDGYDATRQLRQDPRWRELPVIALTANVTGADRARILATGMNDHIAKPLNVDMLFEVLARWVHPVEGATVPAPPQHAHALAHGLPHGSPPSMPSTPSTPSTAATRSARPRPASAPALPVVDGLEARSGMASAANNAGLYLRLLRIFLHSQQETGERLDQAAASDDPRALEHIAHSLRGSSATIGALPLSEAAAALESACRAQAPAARRRELAQAVHVALSRLLHALGETLADDSPPTMPGALYDLSQPPGIPKLEERLTRLRRQLGEHDAAAVDTAERLLAEIDRGRHGLDEPRAAALREALAAATRFDFETARRGLAHDDGAGEALWPRTPHASE
- a CDS encoding response regulator, which translates into the protein MRLPGDRSRWVWPDRSAIAWGAALVVSIAAGWGLSAAQRWYLENQLHRALQTTTEREGLSLVQITLSGKDMGAVELIGLVDPLVKTMTRETDADRARLLRPGEAPLRTLAEVLESAGVIVLNGNGMVVGEWGPDQTESFIGRDLSSRSYVQQALKGRSSIYTGLSPDRKIRTLLYAAPVFENHATGSLTVTGAVVARKLSSVLDDFFKSRAHAGGMLISPQGVVFAASRPDWELALVGPVTAERAEALTAMRRFADLFRDPARARVVPFDPVDGAVVEVDGRRLAVAETTVEWNDPAGPWRLVLLDDLSAAWSAQQRLAAAALIAALLLGGYALTRQIAVHRRERELQAAAMVTRADAVRTMFRMAPVGVCLIVNGRIEFLNPLLAEQLGIAQFQDWPRPYADDASRELIDAVLRERRRMRDVEVGLIGAGGETRAYVLSSMPFDYEGDKPGVVLWLVDITRRQEAAREARRAMEAAKDAARAKSSFLAGMGHEIRSPMNVIVGMSDLALQTGLDARQRNYLEKVNGAALSLLDLIDDILDFNSIESGRIALERVPFQLDAVLDRLVDLIGLRAEDKGVELLIHRPADVPDALIGDPMRLGQVLINLGANAVKFTDSGEVIVAVERVPAGDGSGDGAGDGAEDEVELRFSVADSGIGMTQETISRLFHSFNQADTSTTRQYGGSGLGLAVSRQLVEMMGGRIQVTSRPGEGSTFSFTVRLGLRQGSRATATRVSAVMADLSQLRVLVADDNRAARDILGALCAGFGMRVDTAVNGANAAQCVLEAEAGKRPYDLVLMDWQMPVLDGLEATRLIADGRLASPPAILLVTAFGRDATLAAAVAEADPRHRPARLLSKPVTASTLLSAIGEATGRASLPTFAPQRGGATRAAMARLTGTRLLVVEDDPVSGELSAELLRAAGLDVTLAPDGQTALELMARPDPGIDAVLMDCQMPKMDGYETTRRLRQDPRWRELPVIALTASASLEVRERILAAGMNGCLSKPLNVDRLFEALTRLRRGPTTDPAAGDAGAPQTAGLAGVAVGADATSTVAPDAELEALLSRLAERLRHSDATAVEIGGALAAALDRRPPPPARAQLLRRVAAAASGFRFDEALALLSWDAGAPAGGSST